The following are from one region of the Lactuca sativa cultivar Salinas unplaced genomic scaffold, Lsat_Salinas_v11 Lsat_1_v11_unplaced_51, whole genome shotgun sequence genome:
- the LOC122197448 gene encoding ATP-dependent Clp protease proteolytic subunit, with translation MPIGVPKVPFRSPGEEDASWVDIYNRLYRERLLFLGQEVDSEISNQLIGLMIYLSIEDDTKDLYLFINSPGGWVIPGVALYDTMQFVQPDVHTICMGSAASMGSFILVGGEITKRLAFPHAWVMIHQPAGSFSEVATGEFILEVGELLKLRETLTRVYVQRTGKPLWVVSEDMERDVFMSATEAQAYGIVDLVAVE, from the exons aTGCCTATTGGTGTTCCAAAAGTACCTTTTCGAAGTCCTGGAGAGGAAGATGCATCTTGGGTTGACATATA CAACCGACTTTATCGAGAAAGATTACTTTTTTTAGGTCAAGAGGTTGATAGCGAGATCTCGAATCAACTTATTGGTCTTATGATATATCTCAGTATCGAGGATGATACCAAAGATCTGTATTTGTTTATAAACTCTCCTGGCGGATGGGTAATACCGGGGGTGGCTCTTTATGATACTATGCAATTTGTGCAACCAGATGTACATACAATATGCATGGGATCAGCCGCTTCAATGGGATCTTTTATCCTGGTCGGAGGAGAAATTACCAAACGTCTAGCATTCCCTCACGCTTG GGTAATGATCCATCAACCTGCTGGTTCTTTTTCTGAAGTAGCAACGGGAGAATTCATCCTGGAAGTGGGAGAACTGCTGAAACTACGTGAAACCCTGACAAGGGTTTATGTACAAAGAACGGGCAAACCCCTATGGGTTGTCTCCGAAGACATGGAAAGAGATGTTTTTATGTCAGCAACAGAGGCCCAAGCTTATGGAATTGTTGATCTTGTAGCGGTTGAATGA